Proteins from a single region of Candidatus Saccharimonadales bacterium:
- a CDS encoding DUF2142 domain-containing protein, protein MKDIFKKISVFRIASMIKTGKLETLFLIIFLVFGIITVFLIPPGWNTDEPDHTYRIYQLSKGNLFSEPVLSPAGNKAYGGEVASGLVNLYKDAGVRDAGASAADKTKKANGLYDAHPNILKYKDDGSKTSINFSGAALYSPVTYALYIPIFKVGTMLHSPFLVILIIARLVGLLAVGLAFFLAIRHIKAGKWIIFVIGLLPVTVIQAASVGADGPLLGVAVLFLMYITNIVYSSKQPTTRNYVILAFLGMLLTFVKLAYAPLTLLILVIPFIKKTPISKRVVITALAATLIAIIPNLIWTTMVSYVDTNSNLQSNFPMQKSFILHEPILYIKTLYYTFFTNEQAPLDALFGNAVWNSVPLPAFFSYLAMTAVVLSVGVKNSREDVMRSMKSRGPIIWKLALLVASSITILIISTALYIYSSTLYQSSIIGLQARYFIPLLPVILLACVGNYFKNQKNVKIIIVCLSVIILLGATFALYHRLYQTLPILLR, encoded by the coding sequence ATGAAAGATATTTTTAAAAAGATATCCGTCTTTCGTATTGCTAGTATGATAAAGACGGGAAAGCTTGAAACACTATTTCTTATAATCTTTTTGGTTTTTGGAATCATAACAGTATTTCTTATTCCGCCAGGCTGGAACACTGATGAGCCAGACCATACCTATCGCATTTACCAACTCTCGAAGGGCAATCTTTTCTCCGAACCAGTGTTAAGCCCTGCGGGTAATAAGGCGTATGGTGGTGAGGTTGCCTCGGGGCTGGTTAATCTCTATAAGGATGCTGGTGTACGAGATGCTGGTGCGAGTGCTGCTGATAAGACGAAAAAAGCCAACGGCCTATATGATGCCCACCCGAATATTCTGAAATATAAGGATGATGGAAGCAAGACATCTATTAATTTTAGTGGAGCTGCGCTATATTCACCAGTTACATATGCGCTATATATTCCCATATTTAAAGTTGGAACTATGCTACATTCGCCGTTCTTAGTTATTCTTATTATTGCTCGTCTCGTCGGGTTATTGGCGGTTGGATTAGCTTTCTTCTTGGCTATTAGACACATCAAAGCAGGGAAGTGGATTATATTTGTCATTGGTCTACTACCTGTTACTGTCATACAAGCGGCGTCTGTGGGCGCTGACGGGCCGCTCCTTGGCGTTGCGGTACTATTTCTAATGTATATTACCAATATCGTATACAGCAGTAAGCAACCGACCACGCGAAACTACGTTATTTTGGCATTTCTAGGGATGTTATTAACATTTGTAAAACTGGCATACGCACCACTCACATTGCTCATACTCGTAATCCCTTTTATTAAAAAGACGCCTATTAGCAAGAGAGTAGTTATTACTGCTCTTGCCGCAACGCTTATCGCAATTATCCCAAACTTAATCTGGACAACAATGGTTAGTTATGTAGATACAAATTCAAATCTCCAGTCAAATTTTCCTATGCAAAAGAGTTTCATACTTCATGAACCAATACTCTACATAAAGACGCTATACTATACATTCTTTACGAACGAACAAGCTCCGCTTGATGCGCTTTTTGGTAATGCGGTGTGGAATAGCGTACCTCTGCCAGCTTTTTTTAGCTACTTGGCTATGACGGCAGTGGTACTTTCGGTAGGAGTAAAAAATTCACGCGAAGATGTGATGAGGTCAATGAAAAGTCGCGGCCCTATTATTTGGAAATTAGCGCTTCTAGTTGCGAGCAGTATTACTATTTTGATAATTTCAACAGCATTGTATATCTACAGCTCGACCCTTTATCAGTCAAGCATTATCGGGCTACAGGCACGCTATTTCATTCCATTGCTTCCCGTGATACTCCTTGCGTGTGTTGGAAATTATTTCAAAAACCAAAAAAATGTTAAAATAATCATAGTCTGCCTATCGGTCATCATTTTACTGGGCGCAACATTTGCTTTATACCATAGACTCTACCAGACATTACCGATTCTACTTAGATAA